A stretch of DNA from Phycisphaerae bacterium:
CATTGAGGAGGGACCGAGAATGCCATTGCGAGGACCGGCAAATAGATTCGGCGTCCTGACATTTCGTTGCGCAGTGGCCCCCTCGCGAGGTTGATGGCAAATTGCTACCATGATGCGACGTAACCTAACGGAGTTTCCTAATGGCGACAGATCTCATCTTGACCCAGCTTGACGGCCACGTAGCCATCGCCCGGCTCAACCGACCGGACGTGCTCAACGCCCTCAACATCCCGACGATGGACGATCTAATCACCCTCTTTGAAAAGTGGGACAACGACCCCGCCGTGCGGTGCATCGTCCTGACCGGCAGCGACAAGGCCTTTGCGGCGGGGGCGGACATCAAGGAGATGGCCGAGGCGTCCGTCGTGGACATGTACGAACGGAACAACCTTGCCCGATGGGAGAGGATAAAGCGCGTCCGTAAGCCGATCGTCGCGGCGGTCAGCGGCTTTTGCCTTGGCGGGGGGTGCGAGCTGGCCATGCACTGCGACATCATCGTTGCCAGTGAGACAGCCAAGTTCGGGCAGCCGGAGATCAACCTCGGTGTCATGCCGGGGGCCGGCGGGACGCAACGGCTTAGCCGCACCGTCGGCAAGTACCGGGCGATGGAGCTGATTCTGACCGGGCGATTCATGGGCGCGCAGGAGGCGCACCAAGTCGGGCTGGTGACGCGCGTATTGCCGGTGGAAACGTACTTGCAGGAGGCCGTCGCGATGGCCAGGGAAATCGCCGAGCGTTCACCGGTCGCGGTGCGTGTCGCCAAGCAGGCGATCCTCCGGGCGTTTGAGACGTCGCTCTCCGACGGGCTCGATTACGAGCGGAATCTCTTTTACATGCTCTTCGCTACGGAGGATCAGAAGGAGGGCATGAAGGCGTTTGTCGAGAAGCGCAAGGCCCAATACAAGGGGAAGTAACCGGGCGACCTCTACCACCTGCGATCGAATCGATCGCGCCGGCCATGCCGGTGGTGGCTGCGCCGGTCATCCCAGACTCGGCGATGTTCCCGCCGATCGCGATAATTCTCTCGCCAGTGCGACCGGTAATCCCGGTCACTGACATAGACGACGCGACTGCTGCGGGCATGATGATGGTGGCCATCGCCATTGCATCCAAAGGCAAGTCCCGCCAGGAGCACCGGAATCGTCAAGACTATTGGTGAAGAGCGCATCACGTTGTTCTCCGGGCCGTCCACTCTGTTGTTGAAGGAATCCTAGTGATGGGCGAGAGATTCCTTGAGTCGACGCGAAAGGGGGAATTGTTCCAACCGAACCGTTCCCGATGCACATCGGTCGGGTTTGCATATCCGTGGGCTTTGATCCAAAATAGGAGACATGACAGTGCAACCGAAAGAGGCACAGACACTGATCGTCCGTACTGAGGAGGTGGTCCGCACGATCGCGCTCAACCGCCCGGACGATCTCAACGCGCTCGACGCGCGGATGAAGTCCGAGATAGCGGCCGAGTTGAAACAGGTGGCGAGGGATCGAGGCGTCCGATGCTTGGTCATCACCGGAAGCGGCCGGGCGTTTTGTTCCGGTCAGGACCTGAAAGAAGCGACGGAGCGCAAGGATGGCTTTGATTTCACCGGAGCGCTTCGCAAGCAATACAACCCGATCATCATGGCGTTGGCCTCGCTGGAAATCCCCACGATAGCGAGTATTAATGGCGTCGCGGCGGGAGCGGGATGGAGCCTCGCCCTGGCGTGCGACCTGCGGATCGCCTCCACCAAGGCAAAGTTTGTCGGCGCGTTTTCCAAGATTGGCCTGGTGCCGGATAGCGGCATGACGTGGACGCTCCCACGTCTGGTCGGCACGGCCAAGGCTCTGGAAATCGCCTGGCTGGGCGAGCCTATTGCCGCCGACGTGGCCTTGCATTTAGGATTGGTGAATCGTCTGGCAGAGCCCGAACAACTCGAAAAGGCGACGCAGGAATGGGCGAGGGCCCTGGCAAAGGGTGCCACGAAGGGGCTCGGACTGACTAAGCGCGCGATCCTGACCGGCCTGGGTCGCGACTTGGAGGGGCAACTCGAGTACGAAGCACAGCTCCAGGGCGTCGCCGGCCAGACGAAGGACTACGCCGAGGGCGTCAAGGCGTTCCTGGAAAAAAGGACTCCGGAGTTCATCGGTGAGTAGCGAACGGTTGATTGGTGTCATTGGCTCCGGAACGATGGGTGCGGGAATCGCCGAGGCGTCTGCCGCGGCGGGCTTTGTCGTACAAACGCTCGATACGAATCCGGAATTGGTCAAGTCGGCATACGCGAAGGTCGGCCAGCGCCTCGACGAACGGGTGGCCAGGGGCAAGCTCCCCCGCCACGACCGCGATGCCACGATGAGTCGGCTCAAGGTCGCCACGGGCTACGATGACCTCCGGGACGCCGAATGCGTCATCGAGGCCGTGCCGGAAGACCTCGCGCTCAAGAACAAGATCCTGGCCGAGCTGGATAAACTGGCCTCGCCGAGGATGCTCCTGGCGTCCAACACCTCGAGTCTTTCCATCGGCAAGCTGGGGGAAGGACTTTCTCACGCCGGGCGATTCCTGGGGATGCATTTTTTCAATCCTGCCCCCGTCATGAAACTCATCGAACTCGTGCAGGGACCGGCCACGGACGAACAGGCAATGGTCGACGCGCGAGCGATTTGCACGAAACTCGACAAGACGCCGGTCAAGGTCAAGGACTCGCCGGGGTTCATCGGCAACCGCGTGAATCGGCCGTTTTATCTGGAGGCCTTGTCTCTCCTGGAATCGGGCGAGGCAGACGTACGTACGATAGACGCGGCGGTAAGAACTGTCGGGGGCTTTAAGATGGGGCCTTTCGAACTGCTCGACCTGATCGGTCTGGACATCAACCTCAAAGTGACCGAGTCGGTGTGGGCCGACTTTGGCAAACCCAGCCGGTTCACACCCAGCGCGATCCAACGGAAGCTGGTCGCGGAGGGTCATCTGGGGCGCAAGTCCAAGCGCGGGTTCTACGACTATTCCGGCAGCGAACCGGTTCTCGCGTACGAGAGCCGGCCCAAGGATTCTTCGCGCTGGACACCGACGCCGACTCTGGCCGCGTTTGCTCAGGCGCTCGAAAAACCCTCCGACCGGGCCACGTGGCTTTATGCCCGTGTAATGCTCGCCGTCATGAACGAGGCGTCAATTGTCGCGGAGACAATTGCGCTGCCCCGCGACGTCAATCTGACGATGGAGTTGGGATTCAATTATCCCGACGGCCCGCTGGACGTGGCGGACTTCGTCGGACTCGATGTCGTGCTGAACCTGATGAAGGAAATTCATCGGGAGACCGCCGGGAGCGAGCGTTTCAAGCCCGCGCCCTTGCTGGAAAAGCATGTCGCCAATGGCGACTTGGGTGAAAAGACCGCGCAAGGCTTTTTGCACCATTGGCTCTAGCGATCGCCTTTTTCTTCCTTCGCATTCCCCGCTCTGCCGTGTCCGCGTGATTCGGGTATACTCCGAAGCATGAGACAAGCCGTAGTTGTTGAATGTCTTAGGACCCCCATTGGCCGCTATCGTGGGGCGCTGGCGGCCGTGCGACCGGATGACCTGGGAGCATTGGTCATCAAGGAACTCATTGCGAGAACCAAGATCGATCCGGTGCTCATTGACGATTGTTATTGGGGCGCGGCCAATCAAGCCGGCGAGGACAATCGCAACGCCGCAAGAATGGCGGTTCTGCTTGCGGGCCTGCCGGATTCCGTGCCGGGCGCGACCGTCAATCGGCTTTGTGCGTCGGGCCTGGAGGCTGTGGCTATCGCGGCGCGGATGATCGAGGCGGATCATGGCGATGTCTTCATTGCCGGGGGCGCCGAGTCGATGAGCCGCGCGCCGTTGGTTCTGCCCAAGCCGGACGAGCCGTGGGTCCGCGGCAATCAGACGATGTACGATTCGACGCTCGGCTGGCGGATGACGAACCCCAGGCTGGCGGCGAAGTATCATCCCTTCAGCATGGGCGAGACCGCCGAAAATGTCGCCGAGCGGTTCAAGATTCCGCGCGACGTGCAGGATCGATTCGCCTTGCAGAGTCAGCAGCGGTGCGTGGAGGCGATGCAGTCCGGCCGGCTGGCCGACGAGATTGTGCCCGTCGAAATCGAACTCGGTAAGGGCAAGAGGGTCACCGTCTCAGTGGACGAGCATCCCCGCCCGGATACCACATTGGAGGAGCTGGCTAAGCTCAAGCCGGTTTTTCGCGAGGGCGGAACGGTAACGGCGGGCAATAGCTCGGGTCTCAACGATGGTGCGGCGGCGCTGCTGGTCGTGGAGGCGGCGACCGCCAAGCGGCTGGGGTTGAGACCGATCGCGGCGGTTCGGCAATCGGCCTCGGCGGGAGTCGATCCGGCATGCATGGGGTTGGGACCGATACCAGCGACGAAAAAGGCCATCGGGCGCGCCGGTTGGAAGATCACCGATCTCGACCTCGTCGAACTCAACGAGGCCTTCGCATCGCAGTCGCTGGCTTGCATCGATCAACTGGGTTTGGACCCGCAGCGCGTGAATGTGAACGGTGGGGCGATCGCGCTGGGCCACCCGCTCGGGTGTAGTGGGGCGCGGCTGGCGACCACCCTGGTCCGGGAGATGGGGCGTCGCAAGGCACGGCGCGGTCTGGCGACGTTGTGCGTCGGCGTCGGTCAGGGTTTGTCCGTCCTATTCGAGCGCGTGGAATGACCCGGCGAAATACTAAATCAGCCGCTGGGCGTCTTACTTGGGCGATCTCCCTGATGGCCATCGGTTGTGGTCCGCGAACGATCGAACCGGTCGTACAACCGACCGCCTCGGCCCCACCCGCGCGATTGGATTGGTCCGACTGGGGACTCGCGCTAAGCCGAATCGTCCATGAAGATCGGGTCGATTACCGTCGGTTGCAGGAAGACCCCGCGCCGCTGGATCGTTTCCTCGCCATGTCGGCTTGCGTCGGGCCGGACTCGACGCCGGATCAGTTTGCAGATCGGGAGGCCCGACTGGCCTATGCGATCAACTGCTACAACGCAATGATGGTTCGCAGTGTTCTCGCCCTTGATCGGCAGGGAAAGCTCCCCACACACGCGCCGTTCGATTTGGAGTCGCGCTACGAGTTTCGGATCGACGGTCAATCCCGTAGCCCTGGCGATCTTCGGCGGCTGGCGGAAGTCCTCGCGGAGGGCGATTGGCGCGTGCGCCTGACGCTCTGCGACGGCACGGTGGAAGGGCCGCCGCTCTGGCGAAGGGTCTATCTGCCCGAAATGCTCGATGCCCAGCTCACCTACGTTGCGCGGTCGGCTCTGACATCGCCCGAGGTGGTGCGCATTGATCACGGCCTGGATAAACGACTCTTGCTCTGGCGCGGCATCTACGAGATCCGCGACGGATTAGTCCAGGATTACGAACGCCGCCATCAGACTAACCAGGCGACGATGCTGAACGTCCTTGGAGAGTGGTCGAATCGCACCCGGCGGGAGGAGCTGAACTCCGCCATTGGATACGCCGTCGCGCCGATTCCGAGAGATGATCGGATCAACCACTTCGAACCGCCTTCGGAAGCGAGCGGCATTCTCTCGATCTTTAGCGGCCTTCCCGGCTCGTGATTCGAGGATCTCGCGGCGCCTCGTCCTTGGCATTCAGGCGCGGGCGATGACCTGCCGATTCATGTGGAATGCCGCGCATTGATGCCGATTCCATCTCCGTCATCATCCCCACCTACAACTCGGCGTCGATCGTCGAGGAGGCGATTGACTCGGTCCT
This window harbors:
- a CDS encoding enoyl-CoA hydratase-related protein: MTVQPKEAQTLIVRTEEVVRTIALNRPDDLNALDARMKSEIAAELKQVARDRGVRCLVITGSGRAFCSGQDLKEATERKDGFDFTGALRKQYNPIIMALASLEIPTIASINGVAAGAGWSLALACDLRIASTKAKFVGAFSKIGLVPDSGMTWTLPRLVGTAKALEIAWLGEPIAADVALHLGLVNRLAEPEQLEKATQEWARALAKGATKGLGLTKRAILTGLGRDLEGQLEYEAQLQGVAGQTKDYAEGVKAFLEKRTPEFIGE
- a CDS encoding DUF547 domain-containing protein, with translation MAIGCGPRTIEPVVQPTASAPPARLDWSDWGLALSRIVHEDRVDYRRLQEDPAPLDRFLAMSACVGPDSTPDQFADREARLAYAINCYNAMMVRSVLALDRQGKLPTHAPFDLESRYEFRIDGQSRSPGDLRRLAEVLAEGDWRVRLTLCDGTVEGPPLWRRVYLPEMLDAQLTYVARSALTSPEVVRIDHGLDKRLLLWRGIYEIRDGLVQDYERRHQTNQATMLNVLGEWSNRTRREELNSAIGYAVAPIPRDDRINHFEPPSEASGILSIFSGLPGS
- a CDS encoding 3-hydroxyacyl-CoA dehydrogenase NAD-binding domain-containing protein, with the protein product MSSERLIGVIGSGTMGAGIAEASAAAGFVVQTLDTNPELVKSAYAKVGQRLDERVARGKLPRHDRDATMSRLKVATGYDDLRDAECVIEAVPEDLALKNKILAELDKLASPRMLLASNTSSLSIGKLGEGLSHAGRFLGMHFFNPAPVMKLIELVQGPATDEQAMVDARAICTKLDKTPVKVKDSPGFIGNRVNRPFYLEALSLLESGEADVRTIDAAVRTVGGFKMGPFELLDLIGLDINLKVTESVWADFGKPSRFTPSAIQRKLVAEGHLGRKSKRGFYDYSGSEPVLAYESRPKDSSRWTPTPTLAAFAQALEKPSDRATWLYARVMLAVMNEASIVAETIALPRDVNLTMELGFNYPDGPLDVADFVGLDVVLNLMKEIHRETAGSERFKPAPLLEKHVANGDLGEKTAQGFLHHWL
- a CDS encoding acetyl-CoA C-acyltransferase, giving the protein MRQAVVVECLRTPIGRYRGALAAVRPDDLGALVIKELIARTKIDPVLIDDCYWGAANQAGEDNRNAARMAVLLAGLPDSVPGATVNRLCASGLEAVAIAARMIEADHGDVFIAGGAESMSRAPLVLPKPDEPWVRGNQTMYDSTLGWRMTNPRLAAKYHPFSMGETAENVAERFKIPRDVQDRFALQSQQRCVEAMQSGRLADEIVPVEIELGKGKRVTVSVDEHPRPDTTLEELAKLKPVFREGGTVTAGNSSGLNDGAAALLVVEAATAKRLGLRPIAAVRQSASAGVDPACMGLGPIPATKKAIGRAGWKITDLDLVELNEAFASQSLACIDQLGLDPQRVNVNGGAIALGHPLGCSGARLATTLVREMGRRKARRGLATLCVGVGQGLSVLFERVE
- a CDS encoding enoyl-CoA hydratase-related protein, which gives rise to MATDLILTQLDGHVAIARLNRPDVLNALNIPTMDDLITLFEKWDNDPAVRCIVLTGSDKAFAAGADIKEMAEASVVDMYERNNLARWERIKRVRKPIVAAVSGFCLGGGCELAMHCDIIVASETAKFGQPEINLGVMPGAGGTQRLSRTVGKYRAMELILTGRFMGAQEAHQVGLVTRVLPVETYLQEAVAMAREIAERSPVAVRVAKQAILRAFETSLSDGLDYERNLFYMLFATEDQKEGMKAFVEKRKAQYKGK